The following DNA comes from Anopheles coustani chromosome 2, idAnoCousDA_361_x.2, whole genome shotgun sequence.
AAATTCAGTTTAGAAATTTCATGGtaatttgttgaaaagtaCTAAACTCATTTCTAAAAAAGCTTTAACTATGTGCTAGTAAGTtataatagttttttttttatgaaagcaCACGCCTCTTTCCGGTGTTTGGATTCTTGTCCTATGGCTCggtttaattttgaattttacacTCGTCTACTACAAAAGAGGAGGCTTTGAAAAATGTCGCTATGTAAAGGTATCGCATCTTCTCAGAATTCATGTAAAGTGAAAGGAATTTTTtagattaaatttaaaaaacaatgtgGAAGAGTATGCGAAGAATTTTGAGCGACTTTCTTACAATTTCCTTCTCTCTCGCTGTTTCCAGGCCCACTTGAATACCTGCAAGCACGATGCCATCCAATGCCCGAACAAGTGCGGCTCGCAGATACCGCGCGTCATGATGACGGACCACCTGGCGTTTACGTGCATCCTGCGTCGTGCCATCTGCGAGTTCTGCAACGTGGAGTTCACCGGGCTGGGGCTGGAGGAGCACGCCGGTACGTGCAGCGCGGAACCGCTCTACTGCGAGTCGAAGTGTGGCACGCGTGTCCTGCGCGGCCGCATGTCCATCCACCGTGCCAAAGACTGTGCCAAGCGCCTGCGTCGCTGCCCGCACTGTAGCCGCGAGTTCAGCGCCGACACGCTGGCCGCACACGGTGCCACTTGCCCGCGCAGCCCCATCCCCTGCCCGCAGCGGTGCGACGCCGGTCCATTCGCTCGGGCCGACCTGGAGGCGCACCTGCGCGACGAGTGCAAGGCGCTGACGGTGCCCTGCAGCTTCCGGGAGGCCGGTTGCCGCTTCAAGGGACCGCGCCATCTACTCGAGGCGCACCTGGAGGCGAACACGTCCGCGCACCTGTCGCTGATGGTCGCCCTGTCCGGGCGGCAGGGCCAGCAGATCAACGCGCTCAAGAGCGCCATGGCGAAGCTCAGCACCAACTATACTGGTACGCTGCTCTGGAAGATCACCGACTGGGCGGCCAAGCTGCAGGAGGCACGCACCAAGGACGGCCTCGAGCTGGTCTCGCCACCGTTCTACACCAGTCAGTACGGCTACAAGCTACAGGCGTCCATGTTCCTCAACGGCAATGGGCCCGGTGAGGGTACGCACGTGTCCGTGTACATCAAGGTGCTGCCGGGCGAGTACGACGCCCTGCTCAAGTGGCCATTCTCGCACTCCGTCACGTTCACGCTGTTCGAGCAGGGTACGCTCGgtagcggcggcggcggtcaGGGTGGAGTGGCGGAGTCCTTCGTGCCGGACCCATCGTGGGAGAACTTCCAGCGGCCATCGACGGAACCGGACGCACTCGGGTTCGGATTCCCGCGGTTCGTCTCACATGAGCTACTGAACAGGCGCCCCTTCGTCCGCGACGATACCGTGTTCCTGCGCGTCAAGGTGGACCCGAGCAAGATTGTGGCCGTGTAGATACCTCCTACGGAAGGACGAGAATCCGTCCTTGTTGTTTTGTACATATCGATGATGCGCGCAAAAACTCCCATTACCATAGTGCCTCTCTCCCGAGCGCGCAATATCTTAAGACTCATCCATCAATGCATCCCGCTTAGTTGTACATAACCTTCCCCTGATCCTTCTGCGAGCAAAACCGAATTCACCCTCCACCACCCAGTCGACATAATCCCTGCCGCTCGCTTCCGACCAATCGAGGAAGTGACTCTCCGGGTGAATGATGCCACGCGTTCTGTGGGGCAACTTTCGGGCGATTTtgaccaccaacaccactcGTCTCGTTGGTTCTCGTTCCGTTTCTCGTCTCGGAAACGGAACGGGACACGTTACACGACGAGAGCAGGAGGATAGGCCAGATGCACTTCGGTTGAGTGGTTGATTGTTGCAATTCCTTCTTTTGCTTGCTTCTGTAAGGTAAGGCGTGTATGTAAAGTCACGACGGTGAACCGAAACACACAGCACAACGAAAATCAGCTTCGAAATCTCATTTGTTGCTTGTAAGGACTGAACGAAACGCGTCGGCGCGACGTGAAACAACAGGCTAGGTTTAAGGCAGTAGGCTGTAAGTTTCAACCACTTgtttggattgctttgcacgggaaaaaacatcgaaaaataCCCTTTGTTTTGGGGCAAAGTTTTAATCTCAATCAAAGTAGAGGACCAGAGACCAAACCATCCACTCCAGATATAAGAGAAACCCGAACATTGTTTGTGACGATTCATTCTGTCCTCCGTGCGTTTATTTCGAACTCCATAAATTGGGCCGATTTCC
Coding sequences within:
- the LOC131265718 gene encoding TNF receptor-associated factor 4 is translated as MVRSLSQWTKTLSFPARISPNRNSKDCNVNVLPITPPPAPPRNKSTSTSTASSTMSSSSPSSSSSSPTPPPNVPITEISQIIYPDPESEKAIMGSLVFCIHHKQGCKWSDELRKLKAHLNTCKHDAIQCPNKCGSQIPRVMMTDHLAFTCILRRAICEFCNVEFTGLGLEEHAGTCSAEPLYCESKCGTRVLRGRMSIHRAKDCAKRLRRCPHCSREFSADTLAAHGATCPRSPIPCPQRCDAGPFARADLEAHLRDECKALTVPCSFREAGCRFKGPRHLLEAHLEANTSAHLSLMVALSGRQGQQINALKSAMAKLSTNYTGTLLWKITDWAAKLQEARTKDGLELVSPPFYTSQYGYKLQASMFLNGNGPGEGTHVSVYIKVLPGEYDALLKWPFSHSVTFTLFEQGTLGSGGGGQGGVAESFVPDPSWENFQRPSTEPDALGFGFPRFVSHELLNRRPFVRDDTVFLRVKVDPSKIVAV